A single window of Bacteroidota bacterium DNA harbors:
- a CDS encoding T9SS type A sorting domain-containing protein, protein MKKRILTLLSISVVMLSGTAFIVKKSSGGIVGRTGSPGETGCNACHGGGGGTTTVSITANPAFVANKYIPGQTYTVSIVVSNASFSNFGFGCEILTASNTNAGNMTTALPGVAFANSGARKNAIHSGIKTGSGSATFQFVWVAPTSGSATVYAAGNAVNGTGGTAGDTPGLGSLVLSPDLSSGITEAQSSSFSGVTVFPNPIADEFKVNYNLLEQGEVKAAIYDLQGKLVAELFTENQSTGFHSQQLDLPENCTGGVYFLKLAQQGKKELQRIIIVQ, encoded by the coding sequence ATGAAAAAACGTATTTTAACCTTATTATCTATTTCAGTTGTTATGCTCTCGGGCACTGCATTTATTGTTAAAAAAAGTAGTGGTGGTATCGTAGGTCGTACCGGTTCTCCGGGGGAGACAGGCTGTAATGCTTGCCATGGTGGCGGCGGCGGTACTACAACAGTTAGTATCACTGCTAATCCGGCATTTGTAGCAAACAAATATATTCCCGGCCAAACTTATACCGTAAGTATAGTTGTGAGCAATGCTTCTTTTTCAAATTTTGGTTTTGGTTGTGAGATTTTAACAGCATCGAATACGAATGCTGGTAATATGACAACAGCGTTGCCGGGTGTGGCATTTGCTAATTCAGGTGCACGTAAAAATGCAATTCATTCCGGAATTAAAACCGGCTCAGGTAGTGCAACTTTTCAGTTTGTTTGGGTAGCTCCAACAAGCGGATCGGCTACTGTTTATGCTGCAGGTAATGCTGTAAACGGAACCGGAGGAACTGCAGGTGATACACCGGGTTTAGGGAGTTTAGTTCTTAGTCCTGATTTGAGTTCAGGAATTACTGAAGCACAATCTAGTTCTTTTTCAGGTGTTACTGTTTTCCCGAATCCAATTGCCGATGAATTTAAAGTAAACTATAATTTATTGGAGCAGGGTGAAGTAAAAGCTGCCATTTATGATTTGCAAGGAAAATTGGTAGCTGAACTATTTACAGAAAACCAATCAACAGGTTTTCACTCGCAACAATTAGATTTACCGGAGAATTGTACCGGTGGAGTTTACTTCCTAAAGTTGGCACAACAAGGTAAAAAGGAACTTCAAAGAATCATAATTGTTCAATAG
- a CDS encoding pyridoxal phosphate-dependent aminotransferase: MPYLSQRVKDIAESQTIAMARKSRELKAQGIDIISLSLGEPDFATPQIIKDAAKKAIDDNFSYYTHVSGYVELRQAICEKFKRDNKVEYTPDEIVVSTGAKQSIANAVLCLVNEGDEVIVPSPFWVSYLEILKLAGAKPVIINTTIESDFKVTPAQLEKHITPKTRLIIFSTPCNPTGSVYSKDELKGIADVVVKHEDLYVISDEIYEHINFVGGHECLAQFAHVKDRVVVINGVSKGFAMTGWRGGIMAAPKWLAQACDKMQGQFTSATCSITQKAMHKAMELDFDTYIKPMRDAFQKRRDLVLQLMKEIPGLKTNLPQGAFYVFPEVSYYFGKSYNGKTIQNATDLSMFLLEEAFVALVPGAAFGDDNYIRFSYATSEENLRKALTRMKEALAKLK; encoded by the coding sequence ATGCCATATCTCTCACAACGCGTAAAAGACATTGCTGAATCGCAAACCATTGCGATGGCAAGAAAAAGCCGCGAGCTCAAAGCTCAAGGCATTGATATTATTAGCTTAAGTTTAGGCGAGCCCGATTTTGCAACACCTCAAATCATTAAGGATGCTGCGAAAAAAGCTATCGATGATAACTTTAGTTATTATACCCATGTTTCGGGTTATGTCGAGTTACGACAAGCTATTTGCGAAAAGTTTAAGCGCGATAACAAAGTAGAATATACCCCCGATGAAATTGTAGTTTCAACCGGAGCCAAACAAAGTATTGCTAATGCAGTTTTGTGTTTGGTGAATGAAGGTGATGAGGTGATTGTGCCTTCTCCGTTTTGGGTAAGTTATTTAGAGATTTTAAAATTGGCAGGAGCAAAGCCTGTTATTATCAATACCACTATCGAGTCGGATTTTAAAGTAACACCTGCTCAATTAGAAAAGCACATTACACCAAAGACACGATTAATTATTTTCAGCACACCTTGTAATCCAACAGGCTCCGTATATTCTAAAGATGAATTAAAAGGAATTGCGGATGTGGTTGTGAAGCACGAAGATTTATATGTTATCAGCGACGAAATTTATGAGCACATTAATTTTGTTGGTGGTCACGAATGCTTAGCACAGTTTGCGCATGTTAAAGATCGTGTTGTTGTTATCAATGGCGTTTCCAAAGGTTTTGCAATGACCGGATGGAGAGGCGGAATTATGGCGGCTCCAAAATGGTTGGCACAAGCGTGTGATAAAATGCAAGGACAATTTACTTCAGCTACTTGTAGTATAACGCAAAAGGCCATGCACAAAGCCATGGAGTTAGATTTTGATACGTATATCAAGCCAATGCGTGACGCGTTTCAAAAACGTCGTGATTTGGTATTGCAGTTGATGAAAGAAATTCCGGGATTAAAAACCAATTTACCTCAAGGCGCATTCTATGTTTTTCCAGAAGTGAGTTATTATTTTGGAAAATCTTATAACGGAAAAACAATTCAAAATGCAACGGATTTATCCATGTTTTTATTGGAAGAAGCATTCGTAGCTTTAGTTCCGGGTGCCGCATTTGGTGATGATAATTATATTCGTTTTTCTTACGCAACATCTGAAGAGAATTTAAGAAAAGCATTAACCCGCATGAAAGAGGCATTAGCCAAATTGAAATAA
- a CDS encoding D-glycero-beta-D-manno-heptose-7-phosphate kinase: MRKFSIKKDHIREIFKSFNNLNVLIIGDVMVDSYMWGKVNRISPEAPVPIVAVNKKERRLGGAANVALNIQALGANPILCSVIGVDYEGMAFLDLLRQQKLSQKGILKSRDRITTVKTRVIGNNSQLVRVDEETEDDITADETQNLLTLISYIIGHDKIDVIIFEDYNKGLITPKLIQKVVELAKSKGIPTCVDPKKKNFNAYKGVTLFKPNLKELREGLKLDVDGDNINELQRAVSSFRVKQKLETALVTLADKGVITNSRSVKEHVEAHVRNIADVSGAGDTVISVASLCRALECNPIFTAALANLAGGLVCQEVGVVPINKETLLREALDLDFVK; encoded by the coding sequence ATGAGAAAGTTTTCAATTAAGAAAGATCACATCCGCGAAATTTTTAAATCATTCAATAATCTTAACGTACTGATTATTGGTGACGTGATGGTGGATAGTTATATGTGGGGAAAAGTAAATCGTATTTCTCCGGAAGCGCCTGTACCTATCGTAGCTGTAAATAAGAAAGAACGTCGCTTAGGTGGTGCAGCGAATGTGGCTTTGAACATTCAGGCCTTGGGTGCGAATCCTATTTTATGTTCTGTAATTGGTGTGGATTATGAAGGTATGGCCTTCTTGGATTTATTGCGCCAACAAAAATTAAGTCAGAAAGGTATTTTAAAATCACGCGACCGAATTACAACGGTAAAAACGCGCGTGATAGGAAATAATTCGCAATTGGTTCGTGTTGACGAAGAAACAGAAGACGATATTACCGCAGATGAAACACAAAATCTTTTAACGCTTATCTCTTATATCATTGGTCACGATAAAATCGATGTTATCATTTTTGAAGATTACAATAAGGGATTAATTACACCGAAATTGATTCAGAAGGTTGTTGAATTAGCCAAGAGTAAAGGCATTCCAACATGCGTTGACCCTAAAAAGAAAAACTTTAACGCGTATAAAGGTGTTACATTGTTTAAACCAAATTTAAAAGAATTGCGTGAAGGATTGAAGTTAGATGTGGATGGAGATAATATCAATGAGCTTCAACGCGCCGTAAGTAGTTTCCGTGTAAAGCAAAAATTGGAAACAGCATTAGTGACATTAGCGGATAAAGGCGTTATTACAAACTCAAGAAGTGTAAAGGAACATGTGGAAGCCCACGTGCGTAATATCGCGGATGTTTCAGGCGCAGGCGATACGGTTATTAGTGTGGCATCGTTATGTCGTGCATTAGAGTGTAATCCGATTTTTACAGCAGCGTTAGCTAATTTGGCAGGAGGATTGGTATGTCAGGAAGTTGGCGTTGTTCCAATCAATAAAGAAACTTTGTTACGTGAGGCTTTGGATTTAGATTTCGTGAAGTAA
- a CDS encoding GxxExxY protein yields the protein MSYTEEDYNKLTELIISCAIDVHKELGPGLLESVYEVCLVSVMRERGLKVKSQVSLPIYFRGEELNKNFIIDVLVNDLIILELKSIEAILPIHEAQLVTYLKLADKKLGLLINFNVPLLKDGVRRRINGYLNERNSVLS from the coding sequence ATGAGTTACACGGAGGAGGATTATAATAAGTTAACAGAGTTGATTATCTCATGTGCAATTGACGTTCATAAGGAATTAGGACCAGGGCTTTTAGAATCAGTATACGAAGTTTGTTTGGTATCAGTTATGCGAGAGAGAGGGTTAAAGGTAAAAAGTCAGGTATCCTTACCTATTTATTTTAGAGGTGAAGAATTGAATAAGAATTTTATCATTGACGTTTTAGTAAATGATTTGATTATTCTGGAGTTAAAATCAATTGAAGCCATTCTTCCAATTCATGAAGCTCAACTTGTAACGTATCTTAAACTTGCAGACAAGAAACTGGGCTTGCTTATAAATTTCAATGTGCCATTGTTGAAAGACGGAGTTAGGCGCAGGATCAATGGTTATCTAAATGAGAGAAACTCAGTGCTCTCGTGA
- the ubiE gene encoding bifunctional demethylmenaquinone methyltransferase/2-methoxy-6-polyprenyl-1,4-benzoquinol methylase UbiE — protein MNKVTPYNTGAAKKEEVEQMFDNIAFRYDFLNSLLSLGIHKGWRKKCVKKLEPIQPKAILDVATGTGDFAIACAKLNPTKITGVDISEGMMKFGREKLKKLNLDKLITLEKGDAETLAFEDNSYDAIVVGFGVRNFENLEKGIINLQRILKPGGKIIILEFSYPRRFPVKQFYNFYFSYVTPFIGKVFSKDSRAYSYLPESVKAFPDNENFTAILTKCGFKNANFESVSLGIAAIYEAGK, from the coding sequence ATGAATAAAGTTACCCCATATAATACAGGCGCGGCCAAGAAGGAAGAAGTTGAGCAAATGTTTGATAACATTGCTTTTCGTTATGATTTTCTTAATTCGCTTCTTTCATTAGGTATCCATAAAGGTTGGAGAAAAAAATGCGTCAAGAAATTAGAACCAATTCAGCCGAAAGCAATTTTAGATGTGGCTACAGGCACCGGTGATTTTGCCATTGCCTGTGCAAAGCTAAATCCAACAAAAATTACAGGCGTCGATATTTCAGAAGGCATGATGAAATTCGGACGCGAGAAATTAAAGAAATTAAATCTGGATAAATTAATTACGCTTGAGAAAGGTGATGCCGAAACGCTCGCGTTCGAGGATAATTCTTATGATGCAATTGTAGTGGGATTTGGTGTACGTAATTTCGAAAATTTGGAGAAAGGCATAATTAATTTACAACGCATTTTAAAACCAGGCGGAAAAATTATCATTCTTGAATTTTCTTATCCTCGTCGTTTTCCGGTAAAGCAATTTTATAATTTTTATTTTTCATACGTAACGCCTTTTATCGGTAAAGTGTTTTCGAAGGATAGTCGCGCTTACTCATATTTACCGGAGAGTGTAAAAGCTTTTCCGGATAATGAAAATTTTACGGCCATACTAACTAAATGCGGATTTAAAAACGCTAATTTCGAATCAGTTTCGTTAGGCATTGCGGCAATTTACGAAGCCGGAAAATAA
- the kdsA gene encoding 3-deoxy-8-phosphooctulonate synthase yields the protein MKKTIKVGNIECGAKDLFLISGPCVIEEESIMMKTAEMLKEVSERLKIKVIYKSSFQKDNRSSLKYYDGPGLSKGVAMLAKVKEQFGFPVLTDIHYPDQAAAAAEVVDVLQIPAYLCMQSTLLVAAAKTGKVVNIKHGQFLAPDNMKHPLQKCIESGNDKVILTERGYTFGYNDLIVDPRSFYHLNNLGYPVVFDVTHCVRKYGIPSSDAKGGAREFLPVLSRAGVASGVDGVFIETHPEPEKALCDAASQLCVYDLEEFLKPLLEIHNVVRKY from the coding sequence ATGAAAAAAACAATTAAAGTAGGGAACATTGAGTGTGGCGCCAAAGATTTATTCTTAATCTCCGGTCCATGCGTTATTGAAGAAGAATCCATAATGATGAAAACTGCTGAGATGCTGAAAGAAGTATCAGAGCGTTTAAAAATAAAGGTGATTTACAAATCTTCGTTTCAAAAGGATAACAGAAGCAGTTTAAAATACTATGATGGTCCCGGCCTAAGCAAAGGTGTGGCCATGCTGGCGAAAGTAAAAGAGCAATTTGGATTTCCGGTTTTAACCGATATTCATTATCCCGACCAAGCTGCCGCTGCCGCTGAAGTAGTGGACGTTTTACAAATTCCTGCTTACTTATGTATGCAATCCACTTTATTGGTTGCCGCTGCAAAAACAGGAAAAGTGGTTAACATTAAACACGGACAGTTTTTAGCGCCCGACAACATGAAGCATCCTTTGCAAAAATGCATTGAGAGTGGTAATGATAAAGTAATTTTAACGGAGCGCGGTTATACTTTTGGATACAATGATTTGATTGTTGATCCAAGAAGTTTTTATCACTTAAATAATTTAGGCTATCCGGTTGTATTTGATGTTACACACTGCGTGCGTAAATATGGCATTCCAAGTTCTGATGCCAAAGGTGGAGCCCGTGAGTTTTTACCGGTACTTTCTCGTGCCGGTGTTGCCAGTGGCGTTGATGGTGTGTTTATAGAAACACATCCTGAACCCGAAAAAGCTTTATGTGATGCTGCTTCTCAATTATGTGTTTATGATTTAGAAGAATTTTTAAAACCATTGCTTGAAATTCACAATGTAGTCAGAAAGTACTAA
- a CDS encoding T9SS type A sorting domain-containing protein encodes MKKILLAIFASAFAICLNAQTFYKDVAGIFYARCTSCHHPGGNPYSFMNYTGVNQLKSVIQYDLNNNIMPPWKADTSYTRFQHERIITAAEKTQILNWITGGALKGDTTQAPAAPVYSGAYQLKGAADIEVKIPTYTSTATSTDIYLCFSVPTGLTQDRVIRAFEIVPGNKAIVHHAVIMADSNGTYVSNMSGSCYNIPGDYAIGTFAPGTKATVFPNSPQLRAGIKLKAGSNVILQMHYPKGSAGQIDSTKIRLYFYPTSTTGIRPIYVTTPLQNWSMFIPANTTQTFTAYYPTSGTLTDSLSLFGVFPHAHLLGKSMLLYAVKPGVDTIPMIHVPKWDFEWQDYYTYKKLVKIPAGYRLFAKHVYDNTTANPHNPVPVNVTAGVNTNNEMLFDGVMSLLYQPGDELIDLEGLMQQDTLFSGIKENKEITTNRLRAIAFPNPFSNSVSIRYALFENVNVTIEFKDILGRKISTNNTGKQTEGIKEFIWNGKSDSGDLLPQGVYFYSIRAGEQVFDGKIIKQ; translated from the coding sequence ATGAAGAAAATTCTACTCGCTATTTTTGCATCTGCTTTTGCGATTTGCTTAAATGCACAAACATTTTACAAAGACGTTGCCGGTATTTTTTACGCCCGTTGTACATCTTGTCATCATCCCGGCGGCAATCCATATTCATTTATGAATTATACCGGGGTTAATCAACTCAAATCGGTTATTCAGTATGATTTAAATAATAATATTATGCCACCTTGGAAGGCAGATACGTCTTATACACGTTTTCAGCATGAACGAATTATTACGGCTGCCGAAAAAACACAAATTTTAAATTGGATTACAGGTGGAGCGCTTAAAGGTGATACTACGCAAGCTCCTGCTGCTCCAGTTTATTCGGGCGCATATCAGTTAAAAGGAGCAGCCGATATAGAAGTTAAAATACCGACTTACACAAGTACGGCTACAAGCACTGATATTTATCTTTGCTTTTCTGTTCCTACCGGATTAACACAAGACCGTGTTATTCGCGCTTTTGAAATTGTTCCGGGAAATAAAGCAATTGTACATCATGCTGTTATTATGGCCGATTCAAATGGAACTTACGTGAGTAATATGAGCGGTTCATGTTATAATATTCCTGGAGATTATGCAATTGGTACATTTGCTCCGGGCACGAAAGCTACTGTGTTTCCGAATAGTCCGCAGTTACGTGCAGGAATTAAATTAAAAGCCGGATCCAATGTTATCTTACAAATGCATTATCCAAAAGGTAGCGCAGGTCAAATTGATAGCACAAAAATCAGACTCTACTTTTATCCAACTTCAACCACAGGCATTCGTCCTATTTATGTGACTACGCCATTACAAAATTGGAGTATGTTTATTCCTGCTAATACTACACAAACTTTTACGGCTTACTATCCAACTTCAGGCACATTAACTGATTCATTGTCTTTATTCGGAGTGTTTCCACATGCGCACTTATTAGGTAAGAGTATGTTGTTGTATGCAGTGAAACCGGGTGTTGATACGATTCCCATGATTCATGTTCCTAAGTGGGATTTTGAATGGCAAGATTATTATACCTACAAAAAATTGGTGAAAATTCCGGCAGGCTATCGTTTATTTGCAAAACACGTTTACGATAACACCACCGCAAATCCACACAATCCTGTTCCTGTTAATGTAACAGCGGGTGTAAATACAAATAACGAAATGTTGTTCGACGGTGTTATGTCTTTATTGTATCAGCCCGGCGATGAATTAATAGACCTGGAAGGATTAATGCAACAAGACACTTTATTTTCTGGTATAAAGGAAAATAAAGAGATAACTACAAATCGATTACGAGCCATCGCTTTTCCTAATCCGTTTAGCAATAGTGTTTCGATTCGTTATGCTTTATTTGAAAACGTAAATGTTACCATTGAGTTTAAAGATATACTTGGTCGTAAAATCTCAACAAACAATACCGGAAAGCAAACGGAAGGAATTAAAGAGTTTATCTGGAATGGTAAAAGCGATAGTGGAGATCTGTTGCCACAAGGTGTTTACTTCTACAGTATACGAGCCGGCGAGCAAGTCTTCGATGGAAAAATAATTAAGCAATAA
- a CDS encoding thioredoxin family protein — protein sequence MKKSLLIFSALPVLAFSQNRHINFETGNLASVFEKAKKENKFILVDAYTTWCGPCKWMSKNIFTNDTAADYYNANFVNLKIDAEKGEGIAFAEKYDVRCYPNFLILDGDGKVIHRVAGSMPTQAFVSFGKTAFEKEKTFSYKKSEFEKSILTEQNVTEYIDLLMSCCLDPSARALEYIASVKEADLTKENNWTVLRDFVYNHESREMKYFLSNLNLFEKSFGKDAVVQKLEQLGKSYFSKYTRAKEFDKAGYENAKKEFANMKWPNTDKIIFEADMEAYKRFDNTKYYELAASDFQKHYNNDSQELNGMAWNFYEKVSDKKLLGSAVKMAQRACEINASYANLDTYAAVLYKSGDLKNAETQANKAIEKAKAENMGADDYKETAELLKKIKSGK from the coding sequence ATGAAAAAATCATTATTAATATTCAGCGCATTGCCGGTATTGGCATTTTCACAAAACCGTCACATCAATTTTGAAACAGGCAACCTGGCTTCTGTTTTTGAAAAAGCTAAAAAAGAAAATAAATTCATTTTAGTAGATGCTTACACCACCTGGTGTGGACCGTGTAAATGGATGTCGAAAAACATTTTTACGAACGACACAGCTGCCGATTATTACAATGCGAATTTTGTGAATCTTAAAATTGATGCTGAAAAAGGTGAAGGAATTGCATTCGCCGAAAAATACGATGTACGTTGTTATCCGAATTTTTTAATATTAGATGGCGACGGAAAAGTTATTCATCGTGTTGCAGGCTCCATGCCAACTCAGGCATTTGTGAGTTTTGGTAAAACAGCATTTGAAAAAGAAAAAACCTTTTCATATAAAAAATCAGAATTTGAAAAATCCATTTTAACGGAACAAAACGTTACTGAATATATCGATTTACTTATGAGTTGTTGTTTAGATCCTTCGGCTCGAGCATTAGAATACATTGCAAGTGTAAAAGAAGCTGATTTAACCAAAGAAAATAACTGGACTGTACTTCGTGATTTTGTTTACAACCATGAATCGCGTGAAATGAAATATTTTCTGAGCAATCTCAATTTATTCGAAAAATCATTTGGAAAAGATGCCGTTGTTCAGAAATTAGAGCAATTGGGAAAAAGTTATTTTTCTAAATACACACGCGCGAAAGAATTTGATAAAGCCGGTTACGAAAATGCAAAAAAGGAATTTGCAAACATGAAATGGCCAAACACCGATAAAATTATTTTTGAAGCAGACATGGAAGCTTATAAGCGATTTGATAACACCAAATATTACGAACTCGCTGCTTCCGATTTTCAGAAACATTACAATAACGATTCACAAGAATTAAACGGTATGGCTTGGAATTTTTACGAAAAAGTGAGTGATAAAAAATTATTAGGCAGTGCCGTTAAAATGGCACAGCGAGCCTGTGAGATTAATGCCTCTTATGCCAATCTCGATACTTATGCGGCAGTGCTCTATAAAAGTGGTGATCTTAAAAACGCCGAAACACAAGCGAACAAAGCCATTGAAAAAGCAAAGGCCGAAAACATGGGAGCCGATGATTACAAAGAAACTGCTGAGTTGCTTAAGAAAATTAAATCAGGAAAATAA